The genomic interval CGGCAGAATCACAGTGCTCAGTCGCATGGGGCGACCCTACGAGAGCGTGAGGAGGTGCCGCATCGCCTGCGCGGCGCGGACGGCGGCGTCGCCGCAGCAGTTGTTGAAGAGCACATGCACCTCGCGCGCCTGCTCGGCCATGTCTCGGACGCGTGGCACCCACTCGGAGAGTTCTTCAGTCGTGTAGGCATGACGGAACCTCTCCTCCTTGGTCCCGGTCCCCCAGGACCTGGACCGGCCGTGGAGGCGCACCAGGGCGAGCCGCGGGTGGGTGACTCGTACGACGGGAGGCACGGAGGACGGCAGCGTTTGGGTCATGTCCACAGCCACGGCAGCCGCGTCCAGCTCCGTCAGCAGGGCGGCCGTCTCATCGACCCGGGCCCCGTCCCACCAGCCCGGATGCCGGAACTCCACCGCCACCGGCCATCCGGTCGCACGCTCACGGCACCGCCGCAGGAACTCCTCCGCCGGCCGCCCCGGTACGAGCCCGGTCGGAAACTGGAAGAGCAGCGTGCCCAGCCGTCCGCCGGCCCGCAGCGGTTCGAGTGCGGCGCTGTACCGCTGCCACACCTCGTCGAGCAGCCCCGGATCGGCACCGGCCCGCCCGCGCACGAAGGCCGGGCGCAGGTCGGCGGGGAGCGCCTCGGGGCGGGTGGGGTGCCCGGTGAACAGGGAGAACGCCTTCACGTCGAACCGGAAACCGTCCGGGGTGCGGTCGATCCACAGGTGGCTGTTGCGGGTGCTGGGCAGCCCGTAATACGTCGAGTCCACCTCGGCCACCGGGAAGCGCGCGGCATAGTGCCGGAGGCGTCCCTCCGCGTCGCGGCTGCCCCTCGGGTACCAGCCGCTGGCCACCAGGGCCTTGTCCGTCCATGAGCAGGTGCCGACCCGGATCTCTCCCATCCCCACCACCTGCCCCGTCCGCCTCCCGCGACTCCGAGGCGACGTCCGGCATATGCCGAGGACATGTTCTCAGGTCAGAGGCGAGTTCTCTCAAATGTGCAACCCTTCGCACGCCCGTGCGCTTCCATGAGCGAGAATGTACGGGTGACTACCGTTATCGAGCAGTCCGCTCCTGTCGCTCCCCGGCTGATCGCCACGGATCTGGACGGCACTCTCCTGCGCGACGACAAGACCGTCTCGGACCGCACGATCCGGGCGCTCGCCGCAGCCGAGGAGGCGGGGGTCGAGGTCTTCTTCGTCACCGGTCGCCCCGCCCGCTGGATGGACGTCGTCAGCGATCACGTCCACGGACACGGTCTGGCGATCTGCGCCAACGGCGCGGCCGTCGCCGATCTGCATGCCGGCGGACAGCTGCTGAAGATCCGGGGCCTGGAGCGCGCGACGGCCCTCGACGTCGTTCGCACGCTGCGCGCCGCCGCGCCCGGCACGTCCTTCGCCGTCGAGCTGGCCACCGGGATCCACTACGAGCCCGCCTACCCGCCCTTCTACCTCGACCCGGGCGCCACCGTGGCGGTCGCGGAGAAGCTCCTGTACGAGGAAGGCCCGGGCGACGGCGTCCCCGTGCTGAAGCTCCTCGCCCGCCACGGCGAGCTGGACCCGGACGAGTTCCTGGCGCTGGCCCGGGCGGCCGCCGGGGAGCGGGCCACCTTCACCCGGTCCAGCCCCACCGCGCTCATCGAGATCAGCGGGCCGGGCGTCTCCAAGGCCAGCACCCTGGAACTGTGCTGCGCCGAGCGCGGTATCGCGCCCGCCGAGGTCGTCGCCTTCGGCGACATGCCCAACGACGTGGAGATGCTGAGCTGGGCCGGCTCCTCGTACGCCATGGGCAACGCCCACCCGGCCGCCCTCGCCGCCGCCTCCGGCCGTACGGTCAGCAACAACGAGGACGGCGTGGCCGTGGTCATCGAACGCATCCTCGCCGAACGAGCGAAGAGCCTCGCGGGACGCTGAACCAGCCGGGGCCCGAGGCCGGGCGCCGAATAGTTCAGCCCGGGCCCTCACACCGTGCGCCGGCGGTCACAGCGGTGCCTGCCACACCACCGTCGTACCGCCGCCGCCCTCTCCGATCCCCCGCTCGAACCAACTGGCCCCGCCCAGCGACTCCGCCCGGCGCGCCAGGTTCCGCAGCCCGCTGCGGCGCCCGCCCTCCGGCATGCCCACCCCGTCGTCGGCGACCGAGAGCCGCACCGCGTCCCGCCCGTCGTCCTGGGTGGCGGTCGCGTCCACGACCACCTCGATGCGGGCGGCTCCGGCGTGCCGGAAGGCGTTGGACAGCGCCTCCCGCAGCGCCGCGATCAGGTTCTTGGCCGTCAGCTCGCCGACCAGCGAGTCGACCGCCCCGACGAAGCGGTGGGACGGCTTGAAACCCAGGGGCACGGCCGCCATGTTGATCTCGCGCAGGACCCGGGTGCGCAGCCCGGACGGCGCCTCCGCCGGCTCCTGCTGGAGCGCGAAGATCGCGGTCCGGATCTCCTGGATGGTCACGTCCAGCTCGTCCACCGCCCGGCCGACCCCGGTCTGCACCTCCGGCACGTCGGACCGCCGCTGCGCGCTCTCCAGCATCATCCCGGTCGCGAACAGCCGCTGGATGACCAGATCGTGCAGGTCGCGGGCGATCCGGTCGCGGTCCTCGTAGACCGCGAGGCGTTCCCGGTCGCGCTGGGCGTCGGCCATCATCAGAGCCAGCGCGGCCTGCGAGGCGAACTGGGTGGCCAGCGTCCGTTCCGTCTCCGTGAAGGGCCGGTCGCCCCGGGCCCGGGGCATGGCCAGGGCGCCCAGGACCCGGCCCCCGCTGCGCAGGGGCAGCAGCATGTTCGGGCCGAACGGGTCCGCCAGCCTGGTGATCAGGCGGGTGTCGGTGGCCGAGTCGTCCACGAAGACAGCCTCGCCGCTCAGCAGCATGCCCACCACGGGGCTCTGGGCCGGAATGATCAACCCGAGCGAGTCGGTCGGATCGTCCGCCGAGACGGCGACGATCTCCAGGCCACCGCCCTCGGCCGGCAGCAGCACGATGCCGGCGGCGGCACCCGCGAGACGGCGGGCCTGCTCCGCGACGACCGTGAGCGCTTCGTCGGCGTCGCTCCCGGAGAGCAGGGCGGTCGTCACGGCGACCGAGCCGTCGATCCACCGCTCGCGCTGCCGGGCCGCCTCGTACAGCCGGGCGTTGCCGATGGCGATCCCGGCCTCCGTCGCCAGTACGCGCACCAGGTGCAGGTCGTAGTCGCTGAACTCGCCGCCGCCGTCCTTCTCCGCGAGATACAGATTGCCGAAAATCTCGCCCTGGACCCTGATCGGAACACCGAGGAACGTCCGCATCAGCGGATGGCCGGGCGGAAAGCCGGCGAACCTCGGATCGGTGGTGAGGTCCGCGAGGCGCAGCGGGCGGGGGTCGTGGATGAGGGCACCGAGCAGGCCGCGGTGCCCGTCGGGCCGCCGGCCGATCTCGTGCGCCACCGGGTCGGGAACCCCGTAGGTGACGAAGTCGGAGAGCCCCTCGCCCTCCTCGTTCACGACCCCGATCGCGGCGTAGCGGGCGTGGGCCAGCTCCGCCGCCGTCTCGCAGATCCGGTCGAGCGTGGAATGCAGTTCGAGGCCGGTCCCCACGGAGCGCATGGCTTCCAAGAGGCGCGGCACCTGGGCGGTGAGCTCGGTGGAAAGGCTCTGCAGGCTCCTGGCCGGATCCTCCTCAGACATACTGCGAGCGTAATTAGTCACATTTGCCCTGGAAAGTCGGGCTGCCGGATTCGGGATCCCGAATCCGGCAGCCCGTGTGGGGAGGACCTATGCGCGGGCCGCCACAGCCGCTTCCGGCTGCCCGACGCTCTCCCGTTCCCGCGCCAGCATCCGGCGCAGCGGCCCGTCGACCGAGGCCAGTACGTCGTACGGGCCCCGCTGCACGATCGCACCCGCCTCCAGGACCACCACCTCGTCCACGGCGTCGAGACCGGCGAGCCGGTGCGTGATCAGGACCGTCGCACGCCCCGAGGTCGCCTCCAGCAGGTCCGCCGTCAGGGCGTCCGCCGTCGGCAGGTCCAGGTGCTCGGCGGGCTCGTCCAGCACGAGGACGGGGAAATCGGCGAGCAGGGCCCGGGCCAGCGCGAGCCGCTGCCGCTGCCCCCCGGAGAGGCGGGCGCCGTGCTCCCCGACGAGGGTGTCCAGCCCGTCCGGCAGCGCTTCCGCCCAGTCGAGCAGGCGGGCCCGCGCCAGAGCGTCGCGCAGTTCGGGCTCGGTCGCGCCGGGGCGGGCGAGCCGCAGGTTCTCCCGGAGCGAGCTGTCGAAGATGTGGGCGTCCTGGGCGCACAGCCCGACGAACCTCCGCACGGTGTCCCCGTCCAGCGCCGAGGCGTTCACGCCGCCGATCCGGTAGCTGCCCGCCCGCGCGTCCAGGAAGCGGAGAAGCACCTGGGCCAGCGTGGTCTTGCCGGACCCGGAGGGCCCCACCACGGCGATCCGGCGGCCCGCGTCCAGCGTGAGGTCCACGGAGGCGAGCGCGTCGTGGGCCGTGTCCGCGTACCGGGCCGACAGACCCCGCACCTCCAGCGGGAAGGGGTTCGCCGGTGTCGCGGCCGGCGCTTCGGGCTCCCGTACGGGCACAGGGGCGTCCAGCACCTCGTACACACGCTCCGCGCTCCTCCTGACCCGCTGCCGGTACTGGGCGGCCGACGGCAGACCGGTCACGGCCTCGAAGGCGGCCAGCGGGGTGAGGACGACGACGGCGAGCTCCACGCCGGCAAGCCGGCCATCCGCCACCGCCGGAAGGGCGACCAGGGCCGCGGCCACCACGGTGAGGCCGGCGATCAGAGCGGTGAGGCCGCCCCCGAGCGCGGTCGCGGTCGCCGCACGCGATGCGATCCGGGTGAGGACGACATCGGCCGCACGCGTGCGGGCCGCACGTCCCGGCAGGGCCCCCGTCACGGTCAGCTCGGCGGTGCCGCCCAGCAGATCGGTGATCCGGGTGGCCAGATCGGCGCGGGCGGGGGCCAGTCGGCGCTCCGCGCGGCGGGCGCAGGCACCGCTGACGAGCGGGACCCCGACGCCCGCCAGCAGCAGCCCCACGGCCAGGACCAGGCCCGCCTGGGGGAGCAGCCAGCCGGTGAAGCCGACGGTCGCGGTGCCCACGAGGACTGCGGTGCCGACGGGCAGCAGCCACCGCAGCCAGTAGTCCTGGAGCGCGTCCACGTCCGCGACCAGCCGTGACAGCAGATCCCCGCGCCGGGCGCCGCGCAGGCCGCCGGGCGCGATGCGCTCCAGGCTGCGGTACACGGCGACGCGCAGTTCGGCGAGCATCCTCAGGACCGCGTCGTGCGAGACGAGGCGCTCGGCGTAGCGGAAGACCGCCCGCCCGATACCGAACGCACGGGTGGCCGTCACCGCGACCATCAGATAGAGGACGGGCGGCTGCTCGGACGCCCTGGAGATCAGCCAGCCGGAGACCGCCATGAGCCCCACGGCGGACCCCAGGGCGAGGCTCCCGAGCAACAGGGCGAGCCCGAACCGGGCACGTTGGGAGCCTGCGGCATCCCGGACCCGGGCCAGGACGTGCCTGCGCCCTGGCGTGGTCTCCTCGGGCGCTTCGGCTGCGGGCGCCGGCCCGGTCGGCCGGACGGCGCCGGACGCACTGGCGGAGCCAACAGCGGTCGCGGGGCTGGGCAGCGCCACAGGCTCATCCTGCGCAACGGCGTCCACGGCCGTCAGCGTCACCACCCGGTCCGCGACCGACAGCAGCGCCGGCCGGTGCACCACCAGCAGTACGGTCCGGCCCGCCGCCAGCCTCCGTACGGCCTCGACGATCCCCGCCTCCGTCTCGCCGTCCAGGCTCGCCGTCGGCTCGTCCAGCAGCAGCACCGGGCGGTCGGCGAGGAACGCCCGGGCGAGCGCGATCCGCTGCCGCTGCCCTGCGGAGAGACCGGCGCCGTCCTCACCGAGCACCGTGCGGTCGCCGTCCGGAAGCCCTCGTACGAACTCGTACGCCCCCGCGTCGCGCAGCGCCGCCGTCACCGCGCTGTCGTCGGCGGCGGGCCGGGCGAGCCTCACGTTCTCCGCGATGGTGCCCGCGAAGAGATGGGGGCGTTGCGGCACCCAGGCGATGTGCTCCCGCCAGCGTTCGAGGGAGACGTCCGCCAGATCGGTGCCACCGACCCGTACCCGGCCCTCGTCGGGGGCGGTGAAGCCCAGCACCACGTTCAGCAGGGTGGACTTGCCGGCGCCGCTCGGGCCGACCAGCGCGACCGTCTCCCCCTCCTCGACAGTCAGCCGGGCAGCGGCGAGCGAGGGCTCGGACCGCCCCGCGTGGCGTACCGTCACCCCGTCCAGCTCCAGCCGCAGCGACGCGGGCACCTCCCCCGTACCGCTTGCGCGGGGCTCCGTCTCCAGGACCGCGAAGACCTCCTCCGCCGCTGAAAGGCCCTCGGCGGCGGCATGGAACTGCGCCCCCACCTGCCGGATGGGCAGATATGCCTCGGGCGCGAGGATCAGGACCAGCAGACCGGTGTAGAGGTCGAGTTCACCGTGGACGAGCCGCATGCCGATGGTGACCGCGACGAGGGCCACCGAGAGTGTGGCGAGGAGTTCGAGGGCGAAGGACGACAGGAAGGCGATCCGCAGGGTGCGCAGCGTGGCCTGCCGGTACTGCGAGGTGATCCTGCGGATCGACTCGGCCTGGGCCTTGGCCCGGCCGAACACCTTCAGCGTCGGCAGCCCGGCCACCACATCGAGGAAGTGACCGGAGAGCCGGGAGAGCAGCCGCCACTGACGGTCCATGCGCGACTGGGTCGCCCAGCCGATCAGGATCATGAAGAGCGGGATGAGCGGCAGCGTGACCACGATGATCGCCGCCGACACCCAGTCCTCGGTGACGACCCTTGCCAGCACGGCCGCCGGCACGACCACCGCGAGACCCAGCTGCGGCAGATACCGAGCGAAGTAGTCGTCCAGGGCATCGATCCCCCGGGTGGCCAGCGTCACCAGCGAGCCGGTGCGCTGACCGCTCAGCCAGTCCGGCCCCAACTGCGCGGCCCGGTCGAGCAGCTGCCGGCGCAGTGCGGACTTGACCGCCGCACCGGCCCGGTGGGCGGCCAGCTCGGTGAGCCAGGCGACCAGGGCCCGCCCGAGCGCGACCGCCGCGAGCAGCAGAAGCGGGGTGCGCAGCCCGCCCGCCGTCAGCCCGTCCTCGAAGCCGCCCACCACGATCTCGGCGATGAGCATGGCCTGGGCGATGACCAGCGCCGCCCCGGCCAGGCCGAGAACCACCACCGCCACCATGAACAGACGGGTGGCTCGGGCGTGGCGGAGCAGACGCGGGTCGATCGGTTTCACGTGAAACATCCCTTGCGGCTCGGCTCGGTCGGGGAACTCACTGCGTCAGTGCGCTTCGGCGATGTGCTGGGTGCCGATCCGCTTGCGGAACACCCAGTACGTCCACCCCTGGTAGAGCAGCACGACCGGAGTGGCGATACCGGCGCACCAGGTCATGATCTTCAGCGTGTACGGGCTGGACGAGGCGTTGGTGACCGTGAGGCTCCAGGCGTCGTTCAGCGAGGACGGCATGACGTTCGGGAAGAGCGTCAGGAACAACATGGCGACCGTCGCCGCGATGGCCACACCGGAGAGCGCGAAGGACCACCCCTCACGCCCTGCCGCGGCCATCGCGATCGCACCGACCAGCGCCGCCGCCGCGACGATCATCGCGATCAGACTCCGTCCGTCCCCGTTCTCGGCCTGGGTCCAGACGAGGAAGGCGAGCGCCAGCACGGCCGTGACGGCGCCCAGCTTCAGGGCCAGCCCGCGCGCCCGCGCCCGGATGTCACCGGCCGTCTTCAGCCCGGCGAACACCGCGCCGTGGAAGGTGAAGAGGGTGAGGGTGACCAGACCGCCGAGGAGCGCGTAGGGGTTGAGCAGGTCCAGGACGCTCCCCGTGTACTCCATGTGCGCGTCGATCTTCACGCCGCGCACGATGTTGCCGAAAGCCACGCCCCACAGCACGGCGGGGATCAGGGAGGTCCAGAAGATCGCGTGCTCCCAGTTGGTCTGCCACTTCTCCTCGGGCCGCTTCGCCCGGTACTCGAAGGCGACGCCGCGCACGATCAGGCAGAGCAGGATGAGCAGCAGCGGCAGGTAGAAGCCGGAGAACAGCGTGGCGTACCACTCGGGGAACGCGGCGAAGGTCGCTCCGCCGGCGCTGAGCAGCCAGACCTCGTTGCCGTCCCAGACCGGGCCGATGGTGTTGATCAGCACCCGCCGTTCCGTGCGGTCCCGGGCCAGCAGCTTGGTGAGGACGCCGATCCCGAAGTCGAAGCCCTCCAGGAAGAAGTAGCCGGTCCACAGGACGGCGATGAGCACGAACCAGACGTCGTGGAGTTCCATTTCTCGGCTCCCGCTCTCAGTAGGAGAAGGCCATGGGCCGGTCGGCGTCTTCGTGGTCGCCGCCGATCCGGGTGGGCGGGTTGAGGTCGTCGTCCGTGAGCTCGGGCGGCCCGGCCTTGATGTACTTCAGGAGGAGCCGGACCTCGATGACGGCGAGCACCGCGTACAGCACGGTGAAGACGATCAGCGAGGTCAGCACCTCGCCCTGGGAGACACCGGGGGAGACCGCGTCACGGGTCCGGAGTACGCCGTAGACCACCCAGGGCTGCCGACCCATCTCGGTGAAGATCCAGCCCCAGGAGTTGGCGATCAGCGGGAAGAGCAAGGTCCACAGGGCGACGATCCAGTAGCACCGGGCAAGGCGTGGACTGAGGGCCTTGGTCTTGAAGAGGACCAGATGCGGCACCTCGTCCTCACCGGTGCGCATCGCCTCGGGCAGCATGAACTTCTTCCGCGTGAGCCACAGGCCGAGGATGCCGAGACCGAACGAGGCCATCCCGAAGCCGATCATCCACCGGAAGCTCCAGAAGGCGACGGGGATGTTGGGCCGGTAGTCGCCGGGGCCGAAGCGTTCCTGCTCCGCCTTGTTGATGTCGTTGATGCCCGGCACGTACGAGTGGAAGTCGTCGTCGGCGAGGAAGGACAGCACCCCGGGGACGGAGATCTCGACGGAGTTGTGGCCCTTGCTGACGTCCCCGTAGGCGAAGATCGAGAAGGGCGCGGCGTTCTGCCCGTCCCACAGCGCCTCGGCCGCCGCCATCTTCATCGGCTGCTGCTTGAACATCACCTTGCCGAGCTGGTCACCGCTGACGGCGGTCAGGAGGCCGGAGATCACCACGGTGATCAGGCCCAGCCGCAGCGAGGTCCGCATCACCGGAATGTGCTTCTTGCGGGCCAGGTGGAAGGCCGCGATGCCGACCATGAACGCGCCACCGACCAGGAAGGCGGCCGTGATGGTGTGGAAGAACTGGGTCAGCGCGGTGTTCTGCGTGAGCACCTGCCAGAAGGCGGTCAGCTCGGCGCGGCCGCGTTCCTTGTTGATGCGGTAACCGACCGGGTGCTGCATCCAGGAGTTGGCCGCCAGGATGAAGTAGGCGGAGAGGATGGTGCCGACGGACACCATCCAGATGCAGGCGAGGTGGATCTTCTTCGGAAGCTTGTCCCAGCCGAAGATCCACAGGCCGATGAAGGTGGACTCGAAGAAGAACGCGATCAGGGCCTCGAACGCTAGCGGAGCCCCGAAGATGTCACCGACGAACCGCGAGTAGTCGGACCAGTTCATCCCGAACTGGAACTCCTGGACGATGCCGGTGACGACACCCATGGCGATGTTGATCAGGAAGAGCTTTCCCCAGAACTTGGTGGCTCTGAGGTACTTCTCCTTGTTCGTCCGCACCCAGGCGGTCTGCAGGCCGGCAGTGAGCGCCGCGAGAGAGATCGTCAGAGGAACGAAGAGGAAGTGGTAGACGGTCGTCGTACCGAACTGCCATCGCGCCAGGGTCTCCGGCGCCAGAGCTAGCTCCACGTCGTCTTCTCCTTACGTCATCGCCGCCGCAGCGGCGATTTGTCCGTGAAATCCAACGGATCACGGGAGGAAGCAGGACACGCTTGTGAACGCGTTCACATTCACAAGCAATTATGGCGCACACGCTTTCGGGCCCTTCGCCCGGGGTCCCCTCTCACCGCCGCCCCCGCGCCGGGCCTGCGGAGCCGGGCATACGAAAGGGCCCCGCACCTCTCACGAGATACGGGGCCCGGCTGCCGGACGACGCCGGCTACAGCTCCTGGCGGAACGACTCCGTCACCTTCAGGAACAGGTCGTTCGCCTCGCTCTCGCCGATCGTCACGCGCACGCCCTCGCCCGCGAACGGCCGGACCACCACACCGGCCTTCTCGCAGGCCGCCGCGAAGTCCAAGGTGCGGTCGCCCAGCCGCAGCCAGACGAAGTTCGCCTGGGACTCGGGAACCGTCCAGCCCTGCCGTGCCAGGGCCTCGGAGACCCGGTCCCGCTCGCACACCAGCGAGCCGACCCGCCCCAGCAGCTCGTCCTCGGCGCGCAGCGAGGCCACCGCCGCGTCCTGCGCGAGCTGGCTGACGCCGAACGGCACCGCCGTCTTGCGCAGCGCGGCCGCCACCGGCTCGTGGGCCACCGCGAAGCCGACCCGCAGACCCGCGAGCCCGTACGCCTTGGAGAACGTCCGGAGCACCGCCACGTTGGGGCGGTCCCGGTAGATCTCGAGGCCGTCGGGGACCTCGACGTCGCGGATGAACTCCTTGTACGCCTCGTCCAGCACCACGAGCACATCGCTCGGCACCCGGTCGAGGAATCGTTCCAGCTCGGCCCTGCGCACGACGGTGCCGGTGGGGTTGTTCGGGTTGCAGACGAAGATCAGCCGCGTCCGGTCGGTGATCGCGTCCGCCATCGCGTCCAGGTCGTGCACATCGCCGTCGGTCAGCGGCACCTTGACCGAGGTCGCGCCGCTGACCTGCGTGATGATCGGGTACGCCTCGAAGGAGCGCCAGGCGTAGATCACTTCGTCGCCCGGGCCCGAGGTGGCCTGGAGCAGCTGCTGGGCCACGCCGACCGAACCGGTGCCGGTGGCCAGGTGCGAGACGGGCACACCGAAACGGTCGGCCAGCTCGTTCATCAGACCGGTGCAGGCCATGTCCGGGTAGCGGTTGAAGTGCTCAGCGGCCGCGAGCGCGCTCTCCATCACGCCCGGCAGCGGCGGATACGGGTTCTCGTTGGAGGACAGCTTGAAAGCGGCGGGTCCGTCCGCCGACGCCGGTTTGCCCGGAACATAGGCGGGAACGCCGTCCAGTTCGGCGCGCAGCTTGGGGCTCGTCTCGCTCACCGCAGGTCCTCCTCGACCGTCCGTACACATCAATACTGCTCACCTTATGAGGATTGGGCGCCGCTGCGAACGGGTGGACAGCGGATTCGTCCGGTGAACCCCGGAATGAGGGGGAGCGCGACCGGCAGTGGCGCGCGCCGGTGGCTCACTCCGTGGCGCGCGTCCCTCGAAAAGGTGAGTTGAGACCTCCTCGAGACCTTGCCCCCTCGACAGGTCCATCCGGCCGGATGCATGACACATGACGGTGGGACCGGCCAACAACCTTGTTTCATAAGGCCGTTGCCACCCAATGACCTTGCAGAAACGTGCCTGTCAACGCGTGCATATGCGACCGGACCAATTCCCCGCCCGACCCCTACTATCGGCTCGCCATGACAGCAGCAGGGAAGCACCAGGTGAGCCGGACGGAGACCCCCCGGCGCGGCGGCAGGCAGGGACGTGCCGGAATCCGGGATGTGGCCGCCGCCGCCGGCGTCTCCATCACGACCGTCTCCGACGCGCTCAACGGCAAGGGCAGGCTCCCGGACGCCACCCGCCGCCATGTCCGCGAGGTCGCAGAGCGCCTGGGCTATCGCCCTTCCGCGGCGGCCCGCACGCTCCGTACCGGCAAGTCCGGCCTCATCGGCCTGACCGTGACGACGTACGGGGATGAACCTTTCACCTTCACCGAGTTCGCGTACTTCGCGGAAATGGCGAGGGCGGCCACCTCGGCGGCCCTCGCGCGCGGCTACGCCCTGGTCATCCTGCCGGCCACCTCGCGCCACGACGTCTG from Streptomyces drozdowiczii carries:
- a CDS encoding Cof-type HAD-IIB family hydrolase; amino-acid sequence: MSENVRVTTVIEQSAPVAPRLIATDLDGTLLRDDKTVSDRTIRALAAAEEAGVEVFFVTGRPARWMDVVSDHVHGHGLAICANGAAVADLHAGGQLLKIRGLERATALDVVRTLRAAAPGTSFAVELATGIHYEPAYPPFYLDPGATVAVAEKLLYEEGPGDGVPVLKLLARHGELDPDEFLALARAAAGERATFTRSSPTALIEISGPGVSKASTLELCCAERGIAPAEVVAFGDMPNDVEMLSWAGSSYAMGNAHPAALAAASGRTVSNNEDGVAVVIERILAERAKSLAGR
- the cydB gene encoding cytochrome d ubiquinol oxidase subunit II, which produces MELHDVWFVLIAVLWTGYFFLEGFDFGIGVLTKLLARDRTERRVLINTIGPVWDGNEVWLLSAGGATFAAFPEWYATLFSGFYLPLLLILLCLIVRGVAFEYRAKRPEEKWQTNWEHAIFWTSLIPAVLWGVAFGNIVRGVKIDAHMEYTGSVLDLLNPYALLGGLVTLTLFTFHGAVFAGLKTAGDIRARARGLALKLGAVTAVLALAFLVWTQAENGDGRSLIAMIVAAAALVGAIAMAAAGREGWSFALSGVAIAATVAMLFLTLFPNVMPSSLNDAWSLTVTNASSSPYTLKIMTWCAGIATPVVLLYQGWTYWVFRKRIGTQHIAEAH
- a CDS encoding DUF72 domain-containing protein codes for the protein MGEIRVGTCSWTDKALVASGWYPRGSRDAEGRLRHYAARFPVAEVDSTYYGLPSTRNSHLWIDRTPDGFRFDVKAFSLFTGHPTRPEALPADLRPAFVRGRAGADPGLLDEVWQRYSAALEPLRAGGRLGTLLFQFPTGLVPGRPAEEFLRRCRERATGWPVAVEFRHPGWWDGARVDETAALLTELDAAAVAVDMTQTLPSSVPPVVRVTHPRLALVRLHGRSRSWGTGTKEERFRHAYTTEELSEWVPRVRDMAEQAREVHVLFNNCCGDAAVRAAQAMRHLLTLS
- a CDS encoding GAF domain-containing sensor histidine kinase, with amino-acid sequence MSEEDPARSLQSLSTELTAQVPRLLEAMRSVGTGLELHSTLDRICETAAELAHARYAAIGVVNEEGEGLSDFVTYGVPDPVAHEIGRRPDGHRGLLGALIHDPRPLRLADLTTDPRFAGFPPGHPLMRTFLGVPIRVQGEIFGNLYLAEKDGGGEFSDYDLHLVRVLATEAGIAIGNARLYEAARQRERWIDGSVAVTTALLSGSDADEALTVVAEQARRLAGAAAGIVLLPAEGGGLEIVAVSADDPTDSLGLIIPAQSPVVGMLLSGEAVFVDDSATDTRLITRLADPFGPNMLLPLRSGGRVLGALAMPRARGDRPFTETERTLATQFASQAALALMMADAQRDRERLAVYEDRDRIARDLHDLVIQRLFATGMMLESAQRRSDVPEVQTGVGRAVDELDVTIQEIRTAIFALQQEPAEAPSGLRTRVLREINMAAVPLGFKPSHRFVGAVDSLVGELTAKNLIAALREALSNAFRHAGAARIEVVVDATATQDDGRDAVRLSVADDGVGMPEGGRRSGLRNLARRAESLGGASWFERGIGEGGGGTTVVWQAPL
- a CDS encoding cytochrome ubiquinol oxidase subunit I, with amino-acid sequence MELALAPETLARWQFGTTTVYHFLFVPLTISLAALTAGLQTAWVRTNKEKYLRATKFWGKLFLINIAMGVVTGIVQEFQFGMNWSDYSRFVGDIFGAPLAFEALIAFFFESTFIGLWIFGWDKLPKKIHLACIWMVSVGTILSAYFILAANSWMQHPVGYRINKERGRAELTAFWQVLTQNTALTQFFHTITAAFLVGGAFMVGIAAFHLARKKHIPVMRTSLRLGLITVVISGLLTAVSGDQLGKVMFKQQPMKMAAAEALWDGQNAAPFSIFAYGDVSKGHNSVEISVPGVLSFLADDDFHSYVPGINDINKAEQERFGPGDYRPNIPVAFWSFRWMIGFGMASFGLGILGLWLTRKKFMLPEAMRTGEDEVPHLVLFKTKALSPRLARCYWIVALWTLLFPLIANSWGWIFTEMGRQPWVVYGVLRTRDAVSPGVSQGEVLTSLIVFTVLYAVLAVIEVRLLLKYIKAGPPELTDDDLNPPTRIGGDHEDADRPMAFSY
- the hisC gene encoding histidinol-phosphate transaminase, encoding MSETSPKLRAELDGVPAYVPGKPASADGPAAFKLSSNENPYPPLPGVMESALAAAEHFNRYPDMACTGLMNELADRFGVPVSHLATGTGSVGVAQQLLQATSGPGDEVIYAWRSFEAYPIITQVSGATSVKVPLTDGDVHDLDAMADAITDRTRLIFVCNPNNPTGTVVRRAELERFLDRVPSDVLVVLDEAYKEFIRDVEVPDGLEIYRDRPNVAVLRTFSKAYGLAGLRVGFAVAHEPVAAALRKTAVPFGVSQLAQDAAVASLRAEDELLGRVGSLVCERDRVSEALARQGWTVPESQANFVWLRLGDRTLDFAAACEKAGVVVRPFAGEGVRVTIGESEANDLFLKVTESFRQEL
- the cydD gene encoding thiol reductant ABC exporter subunit CydD; amino-acid sequence: MKPIDPRLLRHARATRLFMVAVVVLGLAGAALVIAQAMLIAEIVVGGFEDGLTAGGLRTPLLLLAAVALGRALVAWLTELAAHRAGAAVKSALRRQLLDRAAQLGPDWLSGQRTGSLVTLATRGIDALDDYFARYLPQLGLAVVVPAAVLARVVTEDWVSAAIIVVTLPLIPLFMILIGWATQSRMDRQWRLLSRLSGHFLDVVAGLPTLKVFGRAKAQAESIRRITSQYRQATLRTLRIAFLSSFALELLATLSVALVAVTIGMRLVHGELDLYTGLLVLILAPEAYLPIRQVGAQFHAAAEGLSAAEEVFAVLETEPRASGTGEVPASLRLELDGVTVRHAGRSEPSLAAARLTVEEGETVALVGPSGAGKSTLLNVVLGFTAPDEGRVRVGGTDLADVSLERWREHIAWVPQRPHLFAGTIAENVRLARPAADDSAVTAALRDAGAYEFVRGLPDGDRTVLGEDGAGLSAGQRQRIALARAFLADRPVLLLDEPTASLDGETEAGIVEAVRRLAAGRTVLLVVHRPALLSVADRVVTLTAVDAVAQDEPVALPSPATAVGSASASGAVRPTGPAPAAEAPEETTPGRRHVLARVRDAAGSQRARFGLALLLGSLALGSAVGLMAVSGWLISRASEQPPVLYLMVAVTATRAFGIGRAVFRYAERLVSHDAVLRMLAELRVAVYRSLERIAPGGLRGARRGDLLSRLVADVDALQDYWLRWLLPVGTAVLVGTATVGFTGWLLPQAGLVLAVGLLLAGVGVPLVSGACARRAERRLAPARADLATRITDLLGGTAELTVTGALPGRAARTRAADVVLTRIASRAATATALGGGLTALIAGLTVVAAALVALPAVADGRLAGVELAVVVLTPLAAFEAVTGLPSAAQYRQRVRRSAERVYEVLDAPVPVREPEAPAATPANPFPLEVRGLSARYADTAHDALASVDLTLDAGRRIAVVGPSGSGKTTLAQVLLRFLDARAGSYRIGGVNASALDGDTVRRFVGLCAQDAHIFDSSLRENLRLARPGATEPELRDALARARLLDWAEALPDGLDTLVGEHGARLSGGQRQRLALARALLADFPVLVLDEPAEHLDLPTADALTADLLEATSGRATVLITHRLAGLDAVDEVVVLEAGAIVQRGPYDVLASVDGPLRRMLARERESVGQPEAAVAARA